A region of Plantactinospora sp. BC1 DNA encodes the following proteins:
- a CDS encoding family 78 glycoside hydrolase catalytic domain, which translates to MSQPSAEHTADQTTDPVPGLSRRGLLGTGGALALGATATATASGATLGALGDAAGTAAASAAGRPTGTPAPTGLLTSLLDDPLGIAAERPRLSWIVPALGRAPRQYAYQVQVAHTATELSRRGGVVWDSHRVVSADSTAVPYAGPPLRAGSVYHWRVRTWADPKRVSSWSAPQRVVTAAGDTWVAEPIWAPDGTVRLGDGSFEVSVTITSVAASLWFRAQDSANNYLWQLRAGSPGVLRTHVQRNGSYTVLADRPLTEPVPLGTPLRLRVELAGPTIRTYLGDVLLDTTVDGTYAAGSIGFRNGSTEAQRFHSASFTDPTGSVLVDEDFSAGPGVFGPTGTVDGGDLVVDRGQSVLATLGESNDWALLRTEVVLPARPIAAGYLYATGQSPEPARQYVYQLRVNDEIAGVGPVRAMAGEARYATHDVTDLLRPGRNALAALCHSARERSFLAQLVVVFADGTRQVFGTGPDWRARRAGAWRPPAGSTGGDYYQAPQEYLDARREPVGWTRAGFDDSGWQPAVRTPLTRPLAPAWVGNMEYHYLRPVAVHRLESGRWLFDLGREVVGGVRLSVRGVDGQTVEVRLGEERTETGARYNLRAGQTYREVWTLRDGWQRLEHWGYRGFRWIELVADPALDLSRAVEAAVLKLPWREGDAAFASSDPDLDRVWAMCRYSIEATRQDLYQDTPTRERGPYEGDAIINQLSEYATQRSYALARYSTSYLARRPTWPAEYRLQTVLTAWQDYLATGDPSNLAADYDLFVDRQLDEALNASGLVEKNPGSSSQANADLVDWPASNRDGYVFTRVNTVINAWQYAAFDALSRIAGVLDRPADQQRYAELAGRLRAALNAELLDPVAGAYRDGVGTDHRAQHATAFPLALGVPQEQHVRALGEWLAGGGMRVSVYGAQFLLEALYRAGLADAAHRLLTSREQFSWLHMMDDLGATIVMEAWDPSIKPNTTFSHAWGSAPANIVPRFVAGVRPLAPGAREVLVAPQPGPLQWLRATVPTVRGPVQVRLDRRSGAHPHRGAGPQPHRGSGPHLSVTLPPNVTGRIELDLVRFGVAEARRVRVRSDGRAPERAVAGGRLVLTRVEPGTTQLTWPDRH; encoded by the coding sequence GTGAGCCAGCCCAGCGCCGAGCACACCGCCGACCAGACCACCGACCCGGTCCCCGGGCTCTCCCGCCGGGGCCTGCTCGGCACCGGAGGCGCCCTCGCCCTCGGCGCCACCGCCACTGCCACCGCGTCCGGAGCCACCCTCGGCGCGCTCGGCGACGCCGCCGGCACCGCAGCCGCCTCGGCGGCCGGCAGGCCGACCGGAACCCCGGCCCCGACCGGACTGCTCACCTCCCTGTTGGACGATCCACTCGGGATCGCCGCCGAGCGCCCCCGGCTGAGCTGGATCGTGCCGGCCCTGGGCCGGGCGCCCCGGCAGTACGCCTACCAGGTGCAGGTCGCGCACACCGCCACCGAACTGTCCCGCCGGGGCGGTGTGGTCTGGGACAGTCACCGGGTCGTGTCGGCCGACTCCACCGCCGTGCCGTACGCCGGTCCGCCGCTGCGGGCCGGCTCGGTCTACCACTGGCGGGTGCGTACCTGGGCCGACCCGAAGCGGGTCTCGTCCTGGTCCGCGCCGCAGCGGGTGGTCACCGCCGCCGGGGACACCTGGGTGGCCGAACCGATCTGGGCACCCGACGGCACGGTCCGGCTCGGCGACGGCAGCTTCGAGGTCTCGGTCACCATCACCTCGGTCGCCGCCAGCCTCTGGTTCCGGGCGCAGGACAGCGCCAACAACTACCTGTGGCAGCTCCGGGCCGGCAGCCCCGGGGTGCTGCGTACGCACGTGCAGCGCAACGGCAGCTACACCGTACTGGCCGACCGGCCGCTCACCGAGCCGGTACCGCTGGGCACCCCGCTGCGGCTGCGGGTCGAACTCGCCGGCCCGACCATCCGGACCTACCTCGGTGACGTACTGCTGGACACCACTGTGGACGGGACGTACGCCGCCGGGAGCATCGGGTTCCGCAACGGGAGTACCGAGGCGCAGCGCTTCCACTCCGCCAGCTTCACCGACCCGACCGGCAGCGTACTGGTCGACGAGGACTTCTCGGCCGGTCCGGGAGTCTTCGGCCCGACCGGCACGGTCGACGGCGGTGACCTGGTCGTGGACCGGGGCCAGTCGGTGCTGGCGACGCTCGGCGAGAGCAACGACTGGGCGCTGCTGCGCACCGAGGTGGTGCTGCCGGCCAGGCCGATCGCCGCCGGCTACCTCTACGCGACCGGCCAGTCGCCCGAGCCGGCCCGGCAGTACGTCTACCAGCTCCGGGTCAACGACGAGATCGCCGGGGTCGGCCCGGTCCGGGCGATGGCCGGCGAGGCCCGCTACGCCACCCACGACGTCACCGACCTGCTGCGGCCCGGCCGCAACGCGCTCGCCGCGCTCTGCCACTCCGCCCGGGAACGCAGCTTCCTGGCCCAGCTCGTCGTGGTCTTTGCCGACGGCACCCGGCAGGTCTTCGGCACCGGTCCCGACTGGCGGGCCCGCCGGGCCGGGGCGTGGCGGCCACCGGCCGGCTCCACCGGCGGCGACTACTACCAGGCGCCGCAGGAATATCTGGACGCCCGTCGCGAGCCGGTCGGCTGGACCCGCGCCGGGTTCGACGACTCCGGCTGGCAGCCGGCGGTCCGCACCCCGCTGACCCGGCCGCTGGCGCCGGCCTGGGTCGGCAACATGGAGTACCACTACCTGCGGCCGGTCGCGGTGCACCGGCTCGAATCGGGGCGCTGGCTCTTCGACCTGGGGCGGGAGGTGGTCGGCGGAGTCCGGCTCTCGGTGCGCGGGGTCGACGGGCAGACCGTCGAGGTCCGGCTCGGCGAGGAGCGCACCGAGACCGGTGCCCGGTACAACCTGCGGGCCGGGCAGACCTATCGCGAGGTCTGGACGCTGCGGGACGGCTGGCAGCGGCTCGAACACTGGGGCTACCGGGGCTTCCGCTGGATCGAGCTGGTCGCCGATCCCGCACTGGACCTCTCCCGGGCGGTCGAGGCGGCGGTGCTGAAACTGCCCTGGCGGGAGGGGGACGCGGCGTTCGCCAGTTCCGACCCGGATCTGGACCGGGTCTGGGCGATGTGCCGGTACTCGATCGAGGCGACCCGGCAGGACCTCTACCAGGACACCCCAACCCGGGAACGCGGCCCGTACGAGGGCGACGCCATCATCAACCAGCTCTCCGAGTACGCCACCCAGCGGTCGTACGCGCTGGCCCGGTACTCCACCTCCTACCTGGCCCGGCGGCCGACCTGGCCGGCCGAGTACCGGTTGCAGACCGTACTCACCGCCTGGCAGGACTACCTGGCCACCGGTGACCCGTCGAACCTGGCCGCCGACTACGACCTCTTCGTCGACCGGCAGCTCGACGAGGCGCTGAACGCCAGTGGCCTGGTGGAGAAGAATCCGGGCAGCTCCAGCCAGGCCAACGCCGACCTGGTCGACTGGCCGGCGAGCAACCGGGACGGGTACGTCTTCACCCGGGTCAACACCGTGATCAACGCCTGGCAGTACGCCGCCTTCGACGCGCTGTCCCGGATCGCCGGGGTGCTGGACCGCCCCGCCGACCAGCAGCGGTACGCCGAACTGGCCGGCCGGCTGCGGGCCGCGCTCAACGCCGAGCTGCTCGACCCGGTCGCCGGCGCCTACCGCGACGGGGTCGGCACGGACCACCGGGCACAGCACGCGACGGCGTTCCCGCTGGCCCTCGGGGTGCCGCAGGAGCAGCACGTCCGGGCCCTCGGGGAGTGGCTGGCCGGCGGCGGGATGCGGGTCAGCGTCTACGGCGCGCAGTTCCTGCTGGAGGCGCTCTACCGGGCCGGGCTGGCCGACGCCGCGCACCGGCTGCTGACCAGCCGCGAGCAGTTCTCCTGGCTGCACATGATGGACGATCTCGGCGCCACCATCGTGATGGAGGCGTGGGACCCGTCGATCAAGCCGAACACCACCTTCTCGCACGCCTGGGGCTCCGCGCCGGCCAACATCGTGCCCCGGTTCGTCGCCGGGGTCCGCCCGCTCGCCCCGGGTGCCCGGGAGGTGCTGGTCGCACCGCAACCCGGCCCGCTCCAGTGGCTGCGGGCGACCGTCCCGACGGTACGCGGCCCGGTGCAGGTCCGGCTCGACCGGCGCTCCGGAGCGCACCCGCACCGAGGGGCGGGACCGCAGCCGCACCGAGGGTCCGGACCGCACCTCTCCGTCACGCTGCCGCCGAACGTCACCGGCCGGATCGAGCTGGACCTCGTCCGGTTCGGTGTCGCCGAGGCCCGCCGGGTGCGGGTCCGCTCCGACGGGCGGGCGCCGGAGCGCGCGGTGGCCGGCGGCCGGCTCGTGCTGACCCGGGTCGAGCCGGGCACGACCCAGCTCACCTGGCCGGACCGGCACTGA
- a CDS encoding MFS transporter has translation MSVIRGDRKTFYQLLVNTLLVSVINFTAWFAITFYVYLQTRSVFATGVVSGIFLVLTALTGIWFGSLVDHHSKKTMMQASALVSLVLYALAFAVYQATPKESFADPASVPLWVMIVLLMFGVIAGNIRTIALPTLVTVLIEEETRDRANGLVGTVSGVTFLVTSVISGILVAIGGMFWVLVLALAVLAVALVHLALVPVPHRPAAPAGTVAPAPPVEPPLASTAPPGATTSAAPVATAAPPPAEPPVAEKRRVDLRGTIRVVGEVPGLTALILFSAFNNFLGGVFMALMDAYGLSLVSVQTWGLLWGLLSTGFIVGGLLIARTGLSRNPVRLLLLVNLLLWTVTLLFPLRASIVLLTVGLYVYMLVVPYAEAAEQTVLQKVVPYERQGRVFGFAQSVEQAASPLTAFLIAPVAQFVFIPFMTDGAGARTIGGWFGTGADRGLALVFVLTGIVGLIATGLALRSRPYRRLSRRFMTGSAAGTEPNEPELSRSAATP, from the coding sequence ATGAGCGTGATCCGGGGGGATCGGAAGACCTTCTACCAGTTACTGGTCAACACCCTGTTGGTGTCGGTCATCAACTTCACCGCGTGGTTCGCGATCACCTTCTACGTCTACCTCCAGACGCGGTCGGTCTTCGCCACCGGCGTGGTCTCGGGGATCTTCCTGGTGCTGACGGCGCTGACCGGCATCTGGTTCGGCAGCCTCGTGGACCACCACTCCAAGAAGACGATGATGCAGGCGTCGGCGCTGGTGTCGCTGGTGCTCTACGCGCTGGCCTTCGCCGTCTACCAGGCGACGCCGAAGGAGTCGTTCGCCGACCCGGCCAGCGTTCCACTGTGGGTGATGATCGTACTGCTGATGTTCGGGGTCATCGCGGGGAACATCCGGACTATCGCGTTGCCGACCCTGGTGACGGTGCTCATCGAGGAGGAGACCCGGGACCGGGCCAACGGGCTGGTCGGCACGGTCTCCGGGGTCACCTTCCTGGTGACGTCGGTGATCAGCGGCATCCTCGTGGCGATCGGCGGGATGTTCTGGGTGCTGGTCCTGGCCCTGGCGGTGCTGGCGGTCGCGCTGGTGCACCTGGCCCTCGTGCCGGTACCGCACCGCCCGGCGGCACCGGCCGGCACCGTCGCACCGGCGCCGCCGGTCGAGCCGCCGCTCGCCAGCACCGCACCGCCGGGCGCCACCACCAGTGCGGCGCCGGTCGCCACCGCCGCGCCACCGCCGGCCGAGCCGCCGGTCGCGGAGAAGCGCAGGGTGGACCTGCGCGGCACCATCCGGGTGGTCGGCGAGGTGCCGGGGCTGACCGCGCTGATCCTCTTCTCGGCGTTCAACAACTTCCTCGGCGGCGTCTTCATGGCGCTGATGGACGCGTACGGGCTGTCGCTGGTGTCGGTGCAGACCTGGGGACTGCTCTGGGGGCTGTTGAGCACCGGCTTCATCGTCGGCGGGCTGCTCATCGCGCGTACCGGGCTGAGCCGCAACCCCGTCCGGCTGCTGCTCCTGGTCAACCTGCTGCTCTGGACGGTCACCCTGCTCTTCCCGCTCCGCGCGTCGATCGTCCTGCTCACCGTCGGGCTCTACGTCTACATGCTGGTCGTGCCCTACGCCGAGGCCGCCGAGCAGACGGTGTTGCAGAAGGTGGTGCCGTACGAGCGGCAGGGCCGGGTCTTCGGCTTCGCGCAGAGCGTCGAGCAGGCCGCCTCGCCGCTGACCGCGTTCCTGATCGCACCGGTCGCGCAGTTCGTCTTCATCCCGTTCATGACCGACGGGGCGGGTGCCCGGACGATCGGCGGCTGGTTCGGCACCGGCGCCGACCGTGGACTCGCCCTGGTCTTCGTGCTGACCGGGATCGTCGGGCTGATCGCGACCGGGCTGGCGCTGCGCAGCCGGCCGTACCGGCGACTGAGCCGGCGGTTCATGACCGGGTCGGCGGCCGGGACGGAGCCGAACGAGCCGGAGCTGAGCCGCTCCGCCGCCACCCCGTAG
- a CDS encoding family 78 glycoside hydrolase catalytic domain, translating to MSRRRRSARLRTALVVTAVLVPGSVLAAAPPALATRGHAPGTPIGLTVDDRVRPQNVEGTPRFGWLPRDNDPGETQTAYRLTVSTAGGDLLWDSGRVRSAQQSYVPYAGPALAPGAAYRWTVRTWDRTGRSSPAGSGSFETGISDDQWEGANWIRRVTGDADDYTLARTEVSIGRSRVVRARAYTAADHTYELYLNGRRADRGTSFGYPGEDYYQAADVTDLVRAGKPLAVGLRYHWYGSGQGRPAGAPGVLLKLVVEHADGTRRVIVTDGSWRVARDGLFPAGSARRNGEGDRIERQDARAEIVGWTAPGYDDSAAPWAPAVVVGAHPTAEYPHLIGQETRLAERTVRPVALTTAADGTVVADFGVVVPARPAVRFDAGVAGRTVPIRAGYNLNPDTGRVETSTLLSQGTDMSFPYVQKDGKQEFRAFTHLGFRYLEIPDAGERIDRDDVSAVLVHTDTPAGREASFRSSDRTLNEVWEMLKRSAIYSVQEAFVDTPTREKGQFLGDAADISYATMGAFGERDATQQAIREFLHSATRFWNSGDDLGRYNAVYPNGDGKRDIPDYSLMFVDWVWRYYTETGDARLLAEAYPAIRNTADYVLRHIPADGPTAGLVTRLSGGSGAYQYGIVDWPEPGRFGYDMSAAARTTINAQGVEVLRTVALAAEALGRPAGEAAGYQARADALAETMNAKLRRPDGVYVDGLAATGEQSPHAGQHSTSYAIAHGVAPEADRPALAGYLASLGMKQGPMTAHWLLAALGEAGRADAVLDLLTNPDDLGWANILAQGGTFTWEAWTLDPGTNFSQSHGWGAQAVVDVQETLLGVRTATPGAGRVDIVPPATGLGYASGTVHTQRGPVSVDWRRTGAGLRVELDVPVNVTARVALPVLPGRSYRAAGPSRATFVGVSDGRAVFEVGSGRSVFQPAGRSH from the coding sequence ATGTCACGACGCCGACGATCCGCCCGGCTGAGGACCGCACTGGTCGTCACCGCCGTACTCGTGCCGGGGAGTGTGCTCGCGGCCGCCCCGCCGGCACTGGCGACCCGGGGGCACGCGCCGGGCACCCCTATCGGCCTGACCGTCGACGACCGGGTACGCCCGCAGAACGTCGAGGGCACGCCCCGGTTCGGCTGGCTGCCCCGGGACAACGACCCGGGCGAGACGCAGACCGCGTACCGGTTGACGGTCTCGACGGCCGGCGGCGACCTGCTCTGGGACTCCGGCAGGGTCCGCTCGGCGCAGCAGTCCTACGTGCCGTACGCCGGACCCGCGCTGGCGCCCGGCGCGGCGTACCGGTGGACGGTGCGGACCTGGGACCGGACCGGCCGCAGCTCGCCGGCCGGCAGCGGCAGCTTCGAGACCGGCATCTCCGACGACCAGTGGGAGGGGGCGAACTGGATCCGCCGGGTCACCGGGGACGCCGACGACTACACGCTGGCCCGGACCGAGGTGTCGATCGGCCGCAGCCGGGTGGTCCGGGCCCGCGCCTACACCGCCGCCGACCACACCTACGAGCTGTACCTGAACGGCCGGCGGGCCGACCGGGGCACCTCGTTCGGCTACCCCGGCGAGGACTACTACCAGGCCGCCGACGTCACCGACCTGGTCAGGGCGGGCAAGCCGCTCGCGGTCGGGCTCCGCTACCACTGGTACGGCAGCGGCCAGGGCCGCCCCGCCGGGGCTCCCGGGGTGCTGCTGAAGCTGGTCGTCGAGCACGCCGACGGTACCCGGCGGGTGATCGTCACCGACGGGTCGTGGCGGGTGGCCCGGGACGGGCTCTTCCCGGCCGGCTCCGCCCGGCGCAACGGCGAGGGGGACCGGATCGAGCGGCAGGACGCCCGCGCCGAGATCGTCGGCTGGACCGCACCCGGTTACGACGACTCCGCCGCGCCCTGGGCGCCGGCCGTGGTCGTCGGGGCGCACCCGACGGCGGAGTACCCGCACCTGATCGGCCAGGAGACCCGGCTCGCCGAGCGGACCGTCCGGCCGGTCGCGCTGACCACCGCCGCCGACGGCACGGTGGTCGCGGACTTCGGCGTGGTCGTCCCGGCCCGCCCGGCGGTACGGTTCGACGCCGGGGTCGCCGGCCGGACCGTGCCGATCCGGGCCGGCTACAACCTGAACCCCGACACCGGCCGGGTCGAGACCTCCACCCTGCTCTCCCAGGGCACCGACATGAGCTTCCCCTACGTGCAGAAGGACGGGAAGCAGGAGTTCCGGGCCTTCACCCACCTCGGCTTCCGCTATCTGGAGATCCCGGACGCGGGCGAGCGGATCGACCGGGACGACGTCTCGGCGGTGCTGGTGCACACCGACACCCCGGCCGGCCGGGAGGCGAGCTTCCGCAGCTCCGACCGCACCCTGAACGAGGTGTGGGAGATGCTGAAGCGCTCGGCGATCTATTCGGTGCAGGAGGCGTTCGTCGACACCCCGACCCGGGAGAAGGGGCAGTTCCTCGGCGACGCGGCCGACATCTCGTACGCCACCATGGGCGCCTTCGGCGAGCGGGACGCCACCCAGCAGGCGATCCGGGAGTTCCTGCACTCCGCCACGCGCTTCTGGAACAGCGGCGACGACCTGGGGCGCTACAACGCGGTCTATCCGAACGGGGACGGCAAGCGGGACATCCCCGACTACTCGCTGATGTTCGTCGACTGGGTCTGGCGCTACTACACCGAGACCGGAGACGCGAGACTGCTCGCCGAGGCGTACCCGGCGATCCGGAACACCGCCGACTACGTGCTCCGGCACATCCCGGCCGACGGGCCGACCGCCGGCCTGGTCACCCGGCTCTCCGGCGGCAGCGGGGCCTACCAGTACGGCATCGTCGACTGGCCCGAGCCGGGGCGGTTCGGCTACGACATGAGCGCCGCCGCCCGGACCACCATCAACGCCCAGGGCGTGGAGGTGCTGCGTACGGTCGCGCTGGCGGCCGAGGCGCTGGGCCGGCCGGCCGGGGAGGCGGCCGGTTACCAGGCCCGGGCCGACGCGCTGGCCGAGACGATGAACGCCAAGCTGCGCCGCCCCGACGGGGTCTACGTCGACGGCCTCGCCGCCACCGGTGAGCAGAGCCCGCACGCCGGCCAGCACAGCACCTCGTACGCGATCGCGCACGGGGTGGCGCCGGAGGCGGACCGGCCGGCGCTGGCCGGGTACCTGGCGTCGCTGGGCATGAAGCAGGGGCCGATGACGGCGCACTGGCTGCTCGCCGCGCTCGGCGAGGCGGGCCGGGCGGACGCCGTACTCGACCTGCTGACCAACCCGGACGACCTCGGCTGGGCGAACATCCTCGCCCAGGGCGGCACCTTCACCTGGGAGGCGTGGACCCTCGACCCGGGCACCAACTTCAGTCAGTCGCACGGCTGGGGGGCCCAGGCCGTGGTCGACGTCCAGGAGACCCTGCTCGGGGTGCGTACCGCGACTCCCGGCGCCGGCCGGGTCGACATCGTGCCCCCGGCGACCGGTCTCGGGTACGCCAGCGGCACGGTGCACACCCAGCGCGGGCCGGTGAGCGTGGACTGGCGTCGTACCGGTGCCGGGCTGCGGGTCGAGTTGGACGTGCCGGTCAACGTGACCGCCCGGGTGGCGCTGCCGGTGCTGCCGGGCCGGTCCTACCGGGCGGCCGGGCCGAGCCGGGCGACCTTCGTCGGGGTCTCCGATGGCCGGGCCGTCTTCGAGGTCGGCTCCGGCCGCTCCGTCTTCCAGCCGGCCGGCCGCTCGCACTGA
- a CDS encoding TetR/AcrR family transcriptional regulator, which yields MGSGAASSPRRKRADARRNEESLLDAAAAAFVASGVDAPVRDIAAKAGVGVATIYRHFPTRADLVVAVYRHQVEACVEAGQALLASGDSAHDALTRWIDLFVDFLVTKHGLAEALQSDDATFATLHDYFLDRLVPVCAELLDAAARAGEIRPDIGALELMRGVGNLCIGADRDPRYDARRMVEVLLAGLRLR from the coding sequence ATCGGCAGCGGGGCGGCATCGTCGCCCCGACGGAAGCGGGCCGACGCCCGGCGTAACGAGGAGAGCCTGCTCGATGCGGCCGCCGCGGCCTTCGTCGCCTCCGGCGTCGACGCGCCGGTGCGGGACATCGCCGCCAAGGCCGGCGTCGGGGTCGCGACGATCTACCGCCACTTCCCGACCCGGGCCGATCTCGTCGTCGCCGTCTACCGGCACCAGGTCGAGGCGTGCGTCGAGGCGGGGCAGGCGCTGCTGGCGAGCGGCGACTCAGCGCACGACGCCCTGACCCGGTGGATCGATCTCTTCGTCGACTTCCTGGTCACCAAGCACGGCCTCGCCGAGGCGCTGCAATCCGACGACGCGACCTTCGCGACCCTGCACGACTACTTCCTCGACCGACTCGTGCCGGTCTGCGCCGAACTGCTCGACGCCGCGGCCAGGGCGGGCGAGATCCGCCCCGACATCGGGGCGCTCGAACTGATGCGGGGCGTCGGCAACCTCTGCATCGGTGCGGACCGGGACCCCCGGTACGACGCCCGTCGGATGGTGGAGGTGCTCCTCGCCGGGCTACGCCTGCGCTGA
- a CDS encoding aminoglycoside N(3)-acetyltransferase has translation MDQAAPHTTGSLAADLRALGLTAGDVVLLHCARRSIGFVAGGTQAIVQALLDVLGSAGTLVVPTHTPDNTDPAGWRHPPVPETWWRTIRDQTPGFDPARTPSRWMGVVAEAVRTWPGALRSHHPQVSFAALGARAPEIVRDHRLDDALGENSPLGAVHRLDGRVLLLGCGHESNTSLHLAEYRQPSPPRGATGSSVRQADGSSRWTSWIDVVTDESDFTRLGADYEATGAARVGAVGSATARLIPQRHLVDFATGWLATHRPGTP, from the coding sequence GTGGACCAGGCAGCCCCGCACACCACCGGCTCCCTCGCGGCGGACCTGCGCGCGCTCGGTCTGACCGCGGGTGACGTGGTGCTGCTGCACTGCGCGAGGCGGAGCATCGGATTCGTCGCCGGAGGCACCCAGGCGATCGTCCAGGCGCTGCTGGACGTACTCGGCAGCGCCGGCACTCTGGTCGTACCGACCCACACGCCCGACAACACCGATCCGGCCGGCTGGCGGCACCCGCCCGTACCGGAGACCTGGTGGCGGACGATCCGTGACCAGACCCCCGGCTTCGATCCGGCCCGCACCCCGAGCCGGTGGATGGGCGTGGTCGCCGAGGCGGTCCGCACCTGGCCCGGGGCGCTGCGCAGCCACCACCCGCAGGTCTCCTTCGCCGCGCTGGGCGCCCGGGCGCCGGAGATCGTGCGGGACCACCGACTCGACGACGCGCTCGGCGAGAACTCCCCGCTCGGCGCCGTGCACCGGCTCGACGGCAGGGTGCTGCTGCTGGGCTGCGGGCACGAGTCGAACACGTCACTGCATCTGGCGGAGTACCGGCAGCCGTCGCCGCCGCGCGGCGCGACCGGCTCCTCCGTCCGGCAGGCCGACGGAAGCAGCCGCTGGACCAGCTGGATCGACGTGGTCACCGACGAGAGTGACTTCACCCGGCTCGGGGCGGACTACGAGGCGACCGGCGCCGCGCGCGTCGGTGCGGTCGGCAGCGCCACCGCGCGGCTGATCCCGCAGCGTCACCTGGTCGACTTCGCCACCGGGTGGCTCGCCACCCACCGGCCCGGGACGCCATGA
- a CDS encoding SEC-C domain-containing protein: MPTKDVLTSADLTELRQSALGAADPLGIAAELAEAVEQERLADPADAGRALTLAAEIAESRAKLDAAQRYADRAVGAYRDSTEPDAGFARALHARILFRAGRADEALAELTALRPLLDSQPDAAAYLSAALDVGGRTDLAEQWLTEAVETALRNRATPAQGAEADATATADATATAEPTAQEASGLLFFLLQQRHRVRRELDLPHDQNDNLADRLENELFRSATTTAAEPGPEARLFLPEGEFDALLSRWPDLAGAVGADWAEHRAGIQRELVRLTDSGRVGLGPLRGSTDGLAGYAARTGVEPTDESARAGYAAELAERGAQLPWPPERNEACWCGSGSKYKKCCLPRTRG, translated from the coding sequence GTGCCGACCAAAGACGTTCTCACCAGCGCAGACCTGACCGAGCTGCGACAGTCCGCGCTCGGCGCGGCCGACCCGCTGGGCATCGCCGCGGAGCTGGCCGAGGCGGTCGAGCAGGAGCGGCTCGCCGATCCGGCCGACGCCGGCCGGGCGCTGACGCTGGCCGCCGAGATCGCCGAGTCCAGGGCGAAACTCGACGCCGCCCAGCGGTACGCGGACCGCGCCGTCGGGGCGTACCGGGACAGCACCGAGCCGGACGCCGGGTTCGCCAGGGCGTTGCACGCCCGGATCCTGTTCCGGGCCGGCCGGGCCGACGAGGCGCTGGCCGAACTCACCGCGCTGCGTCCACTCCTCGACTCGCAGCCGGATGCCGCCGCCTATCTCAGCGCGGCACTGGACGTCGGGGGCCGGACCGACCTGGCCGAGCAGTGGTTGACCGAGGCGGTGGAGACCGCGCTGCGCAACCGGGCCACCCCGGCGCAGGGTGCCGAGGCGGACGCCACGGCGACCGCCGACGCCACGGCGACCGCCGAACCGACCGCCCAGGAAGCCTCCGGACTCCTCTTCTTCCTGCTGCAACAGCGGCACCGGGTACGCCGCGAACTCGACCTGCCGCACGACCAGAACGACAACCTGGCCGACCGGCTGGAGAACGAACTGTTCCGCAGCGCGACCACGACGGCGGCCGAGCCGGGGCCGGAGGCACGGCTCTTCCTGCCGGAGGGCGAGTTCGACGCGCTGCTGTCGCGCTGGCCCGACCTGGCCGGGGCGGTCGGCGCGGACTGGGCCGAGCACCGGGCCGGGATCCAGCGGGAACTGGTCCGGTTGACCGACTCGGGTCGGGTCGGGCTCGGCCCGCTGCGCGGCTCGACCGACGGGCTGGCCGGGTACGCCGCGCGCACCGGAGTGGAGCCGACCGACGAGTCGGCCCGGGCCGGCTACGCGGCGGAGCTGGCCGAGCGGGGCGCCCAGCTTCCCTGGCCGCCGGAGCGGAACGAAGCGTGCTGGTGCGGTTCGGGCAGCAAGTACAAGAAGTGCTGCCTGCCGCGTACCCGAGGCTAG